The uncultured Methanomethylovorans sp. genome contains a region encoding:
- a CDS encoding argininosuccinate synthase: MSKKVVLAYSGGLDTSVCIPILKEEYGYDKVITVSVDVGQPKQEVLDAEQKAKKISDGHYTIDAKAEFVKDYIFPLIKANGDYEGYVMGTSVARPLIARKVVEVAEKEGAVALAHGCTGKGNDQLRFEAVFRLTGMDVVAPMRDMNLTREWEIDYAKKHGIPVAATTAKPWSVDENIWSRSIEGGKLEDPGFIPPEEIYQWTVSPEKAPEAQIVVIGFEKGVPVSLDGKNFNGVELIEQLNKIAGSHGVGRTDMIEDRVLGLKARENYEHPAATVLLTAHRDLEKLVLTRLELKFKKIVDEQWSELAYSGLVDEPLYHDLNAFIDKTQERVTGTVTVKLYKGSVTLLARTSPYALYSEDLVSFNTSSIDQKDAEGFAKYHGFQARLYKRFVEK, encoded by the coding sequence ATGTCAAAGAAAGTAGTGCTCGCTTATTCAGGGGGATTGGATACTTCCGTATGCATCCCCATACTCAAGGAAGAATACGGTTACGATAAGGTTATTACAGTGTCCGTGGATGTCGGGCAGCCCAAGCAGGAAGTGCTGGATGCTGAACAGAAAGCAAAGAAGATCAGTGACGGACATTATACCATTGATGCCAAGGCAGAGTTTGTGAAGGATTATATTTTCCCTCTGATCAAGGCCAATGGTGACTATGAGGGTTATGTGATGGGCACTTCCGTGGCCCGTCCGCTGATTGCCAGGAAAGTCGTGGAAGTTGCAGAGAAAGAGGGTGCAGTGGCACTTGCTCATGGCTGTACCGGCAAGGGTAATGATCAGTTGAGGTTCGAGGCTGTCTTTAGGCTCACTGGCATGGATGTTGTGGCACCCATGAGGGATATGAACCTAACCCGTGAGTGGGAAATCGACTATGCAAAGAAGCATGGTATTCCCGTGGCAGCTACCACTGCCAAGCCATGGAGTGTTGACGAGAACATCTGGAGCCGCAGTATCGAGGGTGGAAAGCTTGAAGACCCAGGTTTTATTCCCCCTGAGGAAATATACCAGTGGACCGTATCTCCAGAGAAGGCACCCGAGGCTCAGATCGTTGTAATCGGCTTTGAGAAGGGTGTGCCTGTATCCCTAGATGGCAAAAATTTTAATGGTGTGGAGCTTATTGAGCAGCTAAACAAGATCGCTGGTTCCCATGGTGTCGGTCGTACTGACATGATCGAGGACAGAGTGCTGGGACTTAAGGCCAGGGAGAACTACGAACACCCCGCAGCTACCGTACTACTTACAGCTCACAGGGATCTGGAGAAGCTTGTGCTCACCAGGCTTGAGCTGAAGTTCAAGAAGATCGTGGACGAGCAGTGGTCCGAGCTTGCCTATTCCGGCCTTGTGGACGAACCCCTGTACCACGACCTGAACGCTTTCATTGACAAGACTCAGGAGCGTGTCACAGGTACTGTAACGGTGAAGCTCTACAAGGGCAGTGTCACACTTCTGGCTCGTACATCACCATACGCCCTGTACTCCGAGGATCTCGTATCCTTCAACACTTCTTCAATCGACCAGAAGGATGCAGAAGGCTTCGCCAAGTACCACGGCTTCCAGGCCAGATTGTACAAGCGTTTTGTTGAAAAGTGA
- a CDS encoding 4Fe-4S binding protein, giving the protein MMDDSNGKSMSMEKEMGVDGTHFIYRQISDRSRKVLDYDYKRCIGCGICVGLCPTKALELGPMKEIATGLDVPPVIMDLDKCTFCSMCAQFCPMHAYSMTEEGNFPTDEAFPQYDSFVRTNEKCLPCTLCEAACPEDAIKLELDMPTKAEVSPFKEGMNGQIEIDTEKCNMCGLCARFCDVFLLIDREKTPTDVWPFEQLLVDEDKCDYCTLCQDICPEDAIHVVGEKRGEAPHVAGRVLIDDKKCTLCTWCKIVCPYAAMDIKKPFEGKIALIAPNVSKCDPQGCHGCFNVCPSHLWYVSKDGKIAMQEKMCTYCGACVNACPKDVMHVERRLVHHTEIVNSPWANQWKDAIDSMITGKRHHPDVSRTLEIEPESPREHEDIEPPRIDGNLLEIARARLEKITPAFRSASIRRMVEKSEEVEPVRNQIREQILKNNQ; this is encoded by the coding sequence ATGATGGATGATAGTAATGGTAAGTCCATGTCCATGGAAAAGGAAATGGGTGTGGATGGTACCCATTTTATCTACCGGCAGATCAGTGATCGGTCTCGAAAGGTACTGGACTATGATTACAAGCGATGTATTGGCTGTGGTATCTGTGTTGGTCTTTGTCCCACAAAGGCTTTGGAACTTGGGCCTATGAAAGAGATCGCCACGGGACTAGATGTTCCTCCTGTAATAATGGATCTGGATAAATGCACATTTTGTTCCATGTGTGCCCAGTTCTGTCCTATGCATGCATATTCAATGACTGAGGAAGGAAACTTTCCCACAGATGAGGCGTTTCCTCAGTATGATTCTTTCGTGCGGACTAATGAAAAATGCCTGCCATGTACCTTATGTGAGGCAGCATGTCCTGAAGATGCTATCAAGCTTGAACTGGATATGCCTACTAAAGCAGAGGTATCTCCTTTTAAGGAAGGTATGAATGGGCAAATTGAGATTGACACTGAAAAATGTAACATGTGTGGCCTATGTGCTCGTTTCTGTGATGTATTCCTTCTCATAGACAGAGAAAAAACTCCCACAGATGTCTGGCCCTTTGAGCAGTTGCTGGTAGATGAGGATAAATGTGATTATTGTACGTTGTGCCAGGATATTTGTCCTGAGGATGCTATTCATGTGGTAGGTGAAAAAAGAGGAGAAGCTCCGCATGTTGCTGGCAGAGTGCTTATAGATGATAAGAAATGCACTCTTTGTACCTGGTGCAAGATAGTATGTCCTTATGCTGCAATGGACATAAAGAAACCATTTGAAGGTAAGATTGCGCTTATAGCTCCAAATGTGAGCAAGTGTGATCCACAGGGTTGTCACGGTTGCTTTAATGTCTGTCCATCTCACTTGTGGTACGTTTCTAAAGACGGTAAGATTGCTATGCAAGAGAAAATGTGTACCTATTGCGGTGCCTGTGTGAACGCTTGCCCGAAAGATGTGATGCATGTGGAGAGGCGCTTAGTGCATCACACAGAGATTGTTAATAGTCCCTGGGCAAATCAGTGGAAAGATGCTATTGATTCCATGATCACAGGAAAACGTCACCATCCGGATGTATCTCGTACCCTTGAAATAGAACCGGAATCACCCAGAGAACACGAGGATATAGAACCTCCTAGAATAGACGGTAACCTTCTTGAAATTGCAAGAGCAAGGCTTGAAAAAATCACACCTGCATTTAGAAGCGCTTCTATTAGAAGGATGGTGGAGAAGTCTGAAGAGGTTGAGCCTGTGAGGAATCAAATAAGGGAACAGATACTTAAGAACAATCAATAA
- the carB gene encoding carbamoyl-phosphate synthase large subunit, producing the protein MPKRTDIKKVLLIGSGPITIGQAAEFDFSGSQACRSLKEEGLQVVLVNSNPATIMTDPEMADAVYIEPLDPKTVAKIIEKERPDGLIAGIGGQTGLNITSELAEMGVFEKFGVKLLGTPLQAIKNTEDRELFKETMESIGEKVPRSKAVSTLAEAEGLIDELGLPLIIRPAYTLGGAGGGIAHSREELLEITERGLRRSRISQVLIEESVLGWKEFEYEVMRDANDTCIVICNMENIDPMGIHTGESIVVTPSQTLNDEDHQMLRTAAIKIIRALGIEGGCNIQFAAKDGEYRIVEVNPRVSRSSALASKATGYPIARVTAKIAIGMALDEILNDVTKKTPASFEPTIDYIVTKIPRWPFDKFVTADKTLTTAMKSTGEVMAIGRTIEESLLKAVRSLDIDMCFGKGEWNENEIPALLKTPTSERLFVIYKALATGFSIEEIVELTSIDPFFLRKIKNIVDMENTLKEAASKGDLTIDVLRKSKRMGFTDERIGELTDRTRAEINDLRRNAGIVTTYKMVDTCAAEFAAATPYYYSCYEQMCETNPSDKKKVLILGAGPIRIGQGIEFDYCTVHAVTAIREGGIEAQIINNNPETVSTDYDTSDKLFFEPLTLEDVMNVIEREKPDGVLVQFGGQTSVNLAIPLEKELKRRTDLPTVIMGTSPADMDVAEDREKFNVMMKKLGINQPDAGYATSQKGAFEVAARIGYPVLVRPSYVLGGRAMEIVYDQNDLERYMREAVRVSPQHPILIDDFLESALEIDVDAVCDGKDVLIGAIMEHIEEAGVHSGDSACVIPPQSFDEETLETVRDYTRKIALALNVKGLLNIQMAKQNGTVYVLEANPRSSRTVPFVSKAVGLPLAKIAAKVIMGYPLKDMGYSLEREPKVNHVSVKEVLLPFDKLPGADPVLGPEMKSTGEVMGIDYDYGRAFFKAQLSADNLLPLTGKVFMSIRGADRVQLVEVARKLKSAGIELIGTDGTAEYLAEHGIKMDIIKKVREGSPNVIDMMRRNEVSLVINTPINKQARKDGYRIRRAAVDFKIPYITTIQAAMAAARAIESMKAGEIITKSINEYHREILKP; encoded by the coding sequence ATGCCAAAGAGGACAGATATTAAGAAAGTGTTGCTTATAGGCTCAGGTCCTATCACCATCGGACAGGCAGCAGAATTCGACTTTTCAGGTAGTCAGGCATGCAGGTCCCTCAAAGAAGAGGGGCTGCAAGTGGTGCTAGTTAACTCCAACCCGGCTACAATTATGACAGATCCCGAGATGGCAGATGCCGTCTATATAGAGCCACTTGATCCCAAGACCGTAGCAAAGATCATTGAAAAAGAAAGGCCTGATGGTCTTATTGCAGGTATAGGTGGCCAGACCGGTCTTAACATCACCAGCGAGCTTGCTGAGATGGGAGTCTTTGAGAAGTTTGGAGTAAAACTTTTGGGTACACCTCTTCAGGCCATTAAGAATACAGAGGACCGTGAGCTCTTCAAAGAAACAATGGAGAGCATCGGTGAAAAAGTGCCACGCAGCAAGGCAGTTTCCACACTTGCAGAAGCAGAAGGACTCATTGATGAGCTGGGATTGCCTCTAATCATAAGGCCGGCATACACATTGGGAGGGGCCGGAGGCGGTATAGCCCATTCCCGCGAGGAGCTTTTGGAGATCACTGAAAGGGGACTTCGTCGCAGTCGTATCAGCCAGGTGCTTATAGAGGAAAGCGTACTGGGCTGGAAGGAATTCGAGTATGAGGTCATGAGGGATGCCAACGATACATGTATCGTAATATGTAATATGGAGAACATCGACCCAATGGGTATCCACACCGGAGAATCTATTGTAGTCACACCTTCTCAGACGCTCAACGATGAAGATCACCAGATGCTCAGGACAGCAGCTATTAAGATCATCCGTGCATTGGGGATAGAAGGTGGCTGTAACATACAGTTCGCTGCTAAGGATGGGGAATACAGGATAGTAGAGGTCAACCCCCGTGTTTCACGTTCATCTGCCCTGGCGTCCAAAGCTACAGGGTATCCAATAGCAAGGGTCACTGCAAAGATAGCAATAGGTATGGCGCTGGATGAAATCCTAAACGATGTCACAAAGAAAACTCCTGCTTCCTTTGAACCAACCATCGACTATATTGTTACAAAGATCCCACGCTGGCCATTTGATAAGTTTGTGACAGCGGATAAGACATTAACCACTGCCATGAAGAGTACCGGAGAGGTAATGGCCATTGGTAGGACCATTGAGGAGTCATTGCTCAAGGCTGTAAGGTCACTTGATATTGACATGTGCTTTGGAAAAGGGGAATGGAACGAAAATGAGATCCCTGCACTCCTGAAGACTCCTACAAGCGAGAGACTCTTCGTTATATACAAAGCTCTTGCCACAGGCTTCTCAATAGAGGAAATTGTGGAACTTACCAGTATTGATCCTTTCTTCCTGAGGAAGATAAAGAATATTGTTGATATGGAAAATACTCTCAAGGAAGCTGCTTCTAAGGGTGATCTAACGATAGATGTCCTCAGAAAAAGCAAGCGTATGGGATTCACTGATGAGCGCATTGGTGAGCTTACTGACAGGACCAGAGCAGAGATCAATGACCTGAGGCGCAATGCAGGTATTGTTACAACTTACAAGATGGTGGATACCTGCGCTGCAGAGTTCGCGGCTGCAACTCCATATTACTATTCATGCTACGAGCAGATGTGTGAGACAAATCCTTCTGATAAGAAGAAAGTTCTTATTCTGGGTGCAGGTCCTATCCGGATAGGTCAGGGTATTGAGTTTGACTACTGTACCGTGCATGCTGTAACTGCTATCAGGGAAGGAGGCATAGAAGCCCAGATCATCAACAACAACCCTGAAACGGTATCAACGGACTATGATACTTCTGACAAGCTCTTCTTTGAGCCTCTTACCCTTGAAGATGTCATGAACGTAATTGAGAGGGAAAAACCGGATGGAGTATTGGTCCAATTCGGTGGCCAGACCTCTGTGAATCTTGCAATACCCCTGGAAAAGGAACTCAAGAGGCGCACAGATCTCCCAACAGTTATCATGGGTACTTCCCCTGCAGATATGGATGTTGCAGAGGACAGGGAGAAGTTCAACGTCATGATGAAGAAGCTGGGCATCAACCAGCCTGATGCGGGTTATGCAACGTCTCAGAAAGGAGCTTTTGAGGTTGCTGCACGCATAGGATATCCTGTACTTGTAAGACCTTCATACGTATTGGGCGGCAGGGCTATGGAAATAGTGTACGACCAGAACGATCTGGAAAGGTACATGCGTGAGGCTGTTAGGGTCTCTCCACAGCATCCGATCCTTATCGACGATTTCCTGGAGAGCGCTCTGGAAATAGATGTGGATGCCGTATGCGATGGCAAGGATGTGCTCATAGGCGCTATAATGGAACACATCGAAGAAGCCGGTGTGCATTCCGGTGATTCTGCCTGTGTGATACCACCTCAATCATTTGATGAAGAAACCCTGGAAACTGTCAGGGATTATACCCGCAAGATTGCATTGGCATTGAACGTTAAAGGGTTGCTCAACATTCAAATGGCTAAGCAGAACGGTACTGTATATGTGCTGGAAGCAAATCCACGTTCAAGCAGGACCGTACCCTTTGTTTCTAAGGCAGTAGGACTTCCGCTTGCAAAGATCGCTGCAAAGGTTATCATGGGTTATCCCCTGAAGGATATGGGATATTCTCTTGAGAGAGAGCCTAAGGTGAACCATGTGTCGGTCAAAGAGGTGCTGTTACCTTTCGACAAGCTTCCGGGTGCAGATCCGGTGCTAGGTCCTGAAATGAAGAGTACCGGTGAGGTAATGGGTATAGATTATGACTATGGCCGTGCTTTCTTCAAGGCACAGCTCAGTGCGGATAATCTCTTGCCACTTACGGGAAAGGTCTTTATGTCCATCCGAGGGGCTGACAGGGTACAGCTTGTGGAAGTTGCCCGTAAGCTGAAGAGTGCCGGAATTGAGCTCATAGGCACTGATGGTACTGCGGAGTATCTTGCAGAACATGGAATAAAAATGGATATCATCAAGAAGGTGCGTGAGGGAAGCCCTAATGTAATCGATATGATGCGCAGAAACGAGGTTTCCCTGGTCATCAACACGCCTATCAACAAGCAGGCCCGTAAGGATGGCTACAGGATCCGCAGAGCTGCTGTGGACTTTAAGATACCTTATATCACCACCATCCAGGCGGCAATGGCTGCAGCCAGAGCCATTGAGTCCATGAAAGCCGGTGAGATTATCACCAAATCAATTAATGAATACCACAGGGAGATCCTTAAACCTTAA
- the gatE gene encoding Glu-tRNA(Gln) amidotransferase subunit GatE translates to MADKLDYRALGLKCGLEIHQQLDSKQKLFCRCPTIIRDIKESTSEFFRFLRPTASEMGETDRAALEQSKLNRKYCYKAYDSTCLVENDDEPPTEVNQEALDIALVITKLLHMRPVDQMHVMRKIVVDGSNTSGFQRTAFIAKGGYLETSQGHVGVDVLCLEEEACQKIEDKGDVVVYSLDRLGIPLVEIGTAPDIISPAHAKETAQQIGMLLRSTGKVKRGLGTIRQDVNISIAKGSRVELKGVQALDILELLVEREAERQVNLLDIRDTLLSKGASVHDMIFDVTNVFEKTTSKVIQKSLKKGKVLAILLPGFAGFVGREVQPGRRLGTEFSDRAKTSGVGGIFHTDELPNYGITKEEVLELRKAVGAKEGDAVIMVADVEKRARGAMESVIKRAQEALTGVPEETRKALPDGNSSYLRPLPGAARMYPETDVPQADISKEYFDSISVPELLTEKSKRFTAELNLSSELADMIVYSQYLPLFEEIVSCFAEGKLVTPTLISRTLTGMLPELKRDGVNIDKLCDEHFRQVFTLVEQGAFSREGIDPVLRILAQKPEIHAQEAADEAGLCGSDTAEIEKFIDSMVHERKDFVKQKGLGAVGPLMGVVMAEFRGKVDGKILSELLKQKINQILNT, encoded by the coding sequence ATGGCTGATAAATTAGATTACAGAGCTCTTGGTTTGAAATGCGGGCTTGAGATCCACCAGCAGTTGGACTCAAAGCAGAAATTGTTCTGCAGGTGCCCCACGATTATAAGGGATATAAAGGAGTCAACGTCGGAATTTTTCAGGTTCCTGCGTCCCACGGCCAGTGAGATGGGAGAAACTGACAGGGCAGCTCTGGAACAGTCCAAGCTTAATCGTAAATACTGCTATAAAGCCTATGATTCCACATGCCTTGTGGAAAATGATGATGAACCACCTACTGAGGTCAACCAGGAAGCCCTTGACATTGCCCTTGTGATCACAAAACTATTACATATGAGGCCTGTTGACCAGATGCATGTAATGCGTAAGATAGTGGTTGATGGTTCTAATACTAGTGGTTTCCAGCGTACTGCTTTCATTGCAAAAGGCGGTTACCTGGAGACATCCCAGGGGCATGTGGGTGTGGATGTGCTATGCCTGGAGGAAGAAGCTTGCCAGAAAATAGAGGACAAGGGAGATGTAGTGGTATATTCCCTCGATAGGCTGGGTATACCTCTTGTGGAGATCGGTACCGCACCGGATATCATATCTCCTGCACATGCTAAAGAGACTGCACAGCAAATAGGCATGTTGCTGCGTTCCACTGGCAAGGTTAAACGTGGTCTTGGTACTATCCGTCAGGATGTTAATATTTCTATCGCAAAAGGTTCAAGAGTTGAACTTAAAGGTGTGCAGGCCCTGGATATCCTTGAGTTGCTTGTGGAAAGGGAAGCTGAGCGTCAGGTAAACCTACTAGACATTAGGGATACACTGCTCTCAAAAGGTGCATCTGTGCATGATATGATATTTGATGTGACAAATGTCTTTGAAAAGACTACCTCTAAGGTTATACAGAAATCTCTGAAGAAAGGTAAGGTACTTGCTATATTGCTTCCGGGATTTGCGGGATTCGTGGGCAGGGAAGTGCAGCCTGGCAGAAGGCTTGGCACAGAATTCTCGGATCGTGCCAAAACATCAGGAGTAGGTGGTATTTTCCATACTGATGAACTTCCTAACTATGGTATTACTAAGGAAGAAGTTCTTGAACTGCGTAAAGCTGTAGGTGCAAAGGAAGGCGATGCAGTCATAATGGTGGCAGATGTTGAAAAGCGTGCCAGGGGCGCTATGGAAAGTGTCATTAAAAGAGCACAAGAAGCTCTAACAGGAGTTCCGGAAGAGACACGCAAGGCGCTTCCAGATGGAAATAGCTCCTATCTTAGACCACTTCCGGGGGCTGCAAGGATGTACCCAGAGACCGATGTACCCCAGGCAGATATTTCAAAGGAGTACTTTGATAGTATATCTGTGCCTGAATTACTTACAGAAAAGTCAAAACGGTTCACTGCTGAGTTGAACTTAAGCAGTGAACTTGCAGATATGATCGTGTATTCACAGTATCTTCCTTTGTTCGAGGAAATAGTTTCATGTTTTGCAGAAGGAAAACTTGTAACACCAACCCTTATCTCCCGCACGCTTACGGGTATGCTTCCGGAACTTAAACGTGATGGAGTGAACATTGACAAGCTCTGTGATGAGCATTTCAGGCAAGTGTTCACTCTGGTTGAACAAGGCGCTTTTTCAAGGGAAGGCATTGACCCTGTACTGCGGATACTTGCACAAAAGCCGGAAATACACGCACAAGAGGCTGCAGATGAAGCAGGGCTCTGTGGCAGTGATACTGCTGAGATTGAGAAATTCATTGATTCGATGGTCCATGAAAGAAAAGACTTTGTTAAACAAAAGGGTCTGGGTGCCGTGGGGCCACTTATGGGTGTAGTGATGGCTGAGTTCAGGGGCAAGGTTGACGGAAAGATATTGAGTGAATTGCTCAAACAAAAGATCAATCAGATTCTGAATACCTGA
- the carA gene encoding glutamine-hydrolyzing carbamoyl-phosphate synthase small subunit, which produces MNAVLGLEDGTIIQGTGFGAEGIVSGELVFTTQYTGYEEALSDPSYKGQILMFTYPLIGNYGVSNNCFESDGVKAEGLVVREACPEPSHHKSKRTIFQLMEDEGKPGIAGVDTRMLTIKTREYGTLRAALINGSDDGEEAVRLARKQPHISELDYISMVTCKEPYRLESPFRDPYNPKHVVLMDMGMKRSISTSLLKRGIDITVVPANASISMIESYEPDMLFLSNGPGDPQQAKNAVAAVKQFAGTMPIVGICLGHQILSLALGAETYKLKFGHRGANQPVKDFETGIVHITSQNHGFAVNGDSFESEDVIVTQINANDKTVEGIAHKYLDMFSVQYHPDAHPGPLDTETIFFGKVLKLLEGEQ; this is translated from the coding sequence ATGAATGCAGTATTAGGATTAGAAGATGGAACAATTATTCAAGGTACCGGGTTCGGTGCTGAAGGCATAGTTTCTGGAGAACTGGTTTTTACTACTCAATATACAGGTTATGAGGAGGCACTTTCTGACCCATCGTATAAAGGTCAGATCTTGATGTTCACTTATCCACTTATCGGTAATTACGGTGTTAGTAACAATTGTTTTGAATCTGATGGAGTTAAGGCAGAAGGTCTTGTGGTGAGAGAAGCTTGCCCAGAGCCTTCCCATCACAAATCTAAACGTACTATCTTCCAGCTTATGGAAGATGAGGGTAAGCCCGGTATAGCCGGAGTGGACACTCGTATGCTTACAATAAAGACGCGTGAATATGGTACATTGCGTGCAGCTCTTATCAATGGCAGTGATGATGGGGAAGAAGCTGTAAGGCTTGCAAGGAAACAGCCACATATATCCGAGCTGGATTACATCTCAATGGTAACCTGCAAGGAACCTTACAGGCTGGAAAGCCCTTTCAGGGATCCTTATAATCCAAAACATGTTGTACTCATGGATATGGGTATGAAGCGCAGCATCAGCACAAGCCTGCTTAAGAGGGGCATTGATATTACTGTGGTTCCTGCCAATGCAAGTATCTCCATGATAGAATCATACGAACCTGACATGCTTTTCCTTTCCAACGGACCAGGAGATCCTCAGCAGGCAAAGAATGCGGTAGCAGCAGTAAAGCAGTTTGCCGGAACTATGCCCATTGTAGGAATATGTCTGGGACACCAGATTTTATCCTTGGCTTTGGGTGCTGAAACATACAAACTAAAGTTCGGACACAGGGGAGCAAACCAGCCGGTCAAAGACTTCGAAACAGGTATAGTACACATAACTTCTCAAAACCATGGTTTTGCAGTGAACGGTGATTCGTTCGAATCAGAAGATGTGATTGTTACCCAGATCAATGCTAATGATAAGACTGTGGAAGGTATAGCCCACAAGTATCTTGATATGTTCAGTGTGCAGTATCATCCTGATGCGCATCCGGGTCCTCTGGATACAGAAACAATATTTTTCGGCAAAGTGCTTAAGCTCCTGGAAGGTGAGCAGTAA